From the Oncorhynchus keta strain PuntledgeMale-10-30-2019 unplaced genomic scaffold, Oket_V2 Un_scaffold_2149_pilon_pilon, whole genome shotgun sequence genome, the window attttTCAAGCTCTGCCAAATTGGttgctgatcattgctagacaaccatattcaagtcttgccatagattttcaatcagatttaagtcaaaactgtaactcgtcCACTCAGgatgttacagttttgacttaaatccttccctgtcttcttggtgagtaactccagtgtagatttggccttgtgttttaggttttctTGCTGAAGGTGAatgaatctcccagtgtctggtggaaagcagactgaaccaggttttcctctaggattttgcctttgttttgcTCCATTCTGTTTAGCATACCCACAATATGATGCAGTCACcaatatgcttgaaaatatggcgAGTGGTGCTAAatattgtgttgtattggatttgccccaaacgtaacactttgtattcagaactaaaagttaattgctttatatatgcagtatttttttagtgccttgttgcaaacaggatgcaagtTTTGGAACATTTTTATCCGGTACattcttccttcttttcactctgtcaattagggtAGTATTGTTgactaactacaatgttgttgatccatcctcagttttcttctatcacagccattaaactctgtaactgttttaaagtaacCATTGGCCTTATGGTACaatccctgagaggtttccttcctctccggcaactgagttaggaaagacacttgtatctttgcagtgactgggtgtattgatataccatccaaagtgcaattaataacttcaccataccCAAATGGATATTCAATGCTCAAACGGatatttaattaatttgtaaacatttcagacataattccactttgacattatggggtagtgtgtgtaggccagtgacaaaacaatctctatttaatacattttgaattcaggctgtaatgcaacaagatgtgaaaaaagtcaaggggtgtgaatactttctgaaggcactgtatccatTTGGAATAACCCTTACTGGCTTGGTTAACCAGTCTTAACTTCACATTTTAATGCAAGCTGTTTGTTTCATGTAGACCTAGTAGCTGTAAaggtctgtctctgttctgttgcTCTGACACCCtgacatgaagacagactggtGTGTTGAAACAAAGACACTGATCACAGGGTTTGTATCACTTTCACACTGTGGCTTGGAGCTGGGCTTGGGTCGCTTGGATTTCACACACCATGCAAACAAGAACCACACCTAGTTATTCATACCTAACAAACTATATTGGCAAAGTCATGTTGACAGTGAGGTCAAAGCAATTAGCAATGAATAGATAGTGGTGCAAATATATAGTGCTTTAATGACGGTCATTAACGTATGAGTGATGATCCAAatggtgaagtaaaagtagtgGTTACTGTTCTTCAACTCATAACTACACATTGATTTAAATTACTATATGAAACAAACCATGGTTCTCGCCTTAGAGATACATTCCATTCCCATTTAGATGCAGGTGTTTATCACActgtcatacacacactcacatacgagcacacacacatacaagcatgcaagtacagactcacacaggcacacacacatacaagcatgcaagtacagactcacacaggcacacacacatacaagcatgcaagtacagactcacacaggcacacacacatacaagcatgcaagtacagactcacacaggcacacacacatacaagcatgcaagtacagactcacacaggcacacacacatacaagcatgcaagtacagactcacacaggcacacacacatacaagcatgcacgtacagactcacacaggcacacacacatacaagcatgcaagtacagactcacacaggcacacacacatacaagcatgcaagtacagactcacacaggcacacacacatacaagcatgcaagtacagactcacacaggcacacacacatacaagcatgcaagtacagactcacacaggcacacacacatacaagcatgcaagtacagactcacacaggcacacacacatacaagcatgcaagtacagactcacacaggcacacacacatacaagcatgcaagtacagactcacacaggcacacaccatACAAGCATGCAAGTCCAGACTCACACAGGCACCCACACATACAAacatgcaagtacagactcacacaggcacacacacatacaagcatgcaagtacagactcacacaggcacacacacatacaagcatgcaagtacagactcacacaggcacacacacatacaagcatgcaagtacagactcacacaggcacacacacatacaagcatgcaagtacagactcacacaggcacacaccatacaagcatgcaagtacagactcacacaggcacacacacatacaagcatgcaagtacagactcacacaggcacacacacatacaaacatgcaagtacagactcacacaggcacacacacatacaagcatgcaagtacagactcacacaggcacacacacatacaagcatgcaagtacagactcacacaggcacacacacatacaagcatgcaagtacagactcacacaggcacacacacatacaaacatgcaagtacagactcacacaggcacacatacatacaagcatgcaagtacagactcacacaggcacacacacaaacacaagcatgcaagtacagactcacacaggcacacacacaaacacaagcatgcaagtacagactcacacaggcacacacacaaacacaagcatgcaagtacagactcacacaggcacacacacaaacacaagcatgcaagtacagactcacacaggcacacacacatacaaacatgcaagtacagactcacacaggcacacacacatacaagcatgcaagtacagactcacacaggcacacacacatacaagcatgcaagtacagactcacacaggcacacacacaaacacaagcatgcaagtacagactcacacaggcacacacacatacaagcatgcaagtacagactcacacaggcacacacacatacaagcatgcaagtacagactcacacaggcacacacacaaacacaagcatgcaagtacagactcacacaggcacacacacaaacacaagcatgcaagtacagactcacacagacTCATGAGtcacgttcctcctctccctgggctgctcctgttgtcctcatcccaaaaagcacacacacaaacataagcatgcaagtacagactcacacaggcacacacacatacaagcatgcaagtacagactcacacaggcacacacaaacacaagcatgcaagtacagactcacacaggcacacacacatacaagcatgcaagtacagactcacacaggcacacacacatacaaacatgcaagtacagactcacacaggcacacacacatacaagcatgcaagtacagactcacacaggcacacacacacatacaagcatgcaagtacagactcacacaggcacacacacatacaagcatgcaagtacagactcacacaggcacacacacatacaaacatgcaagtacagactcacacaggcacacatacatacaaacatgcaagtacagactcacacaggcacacacacaaacacaagcatgcaagtacagactcacacaggcacacacacatacaagcatgcaagtacagactcacacaggcacacacacacatacaagcatgcaagtacagactcacacaggcacacacacatacaagcatgcaagtacagactcacacaggcacacacacatacaaacatgcaagtacagactcacacaggcacacatacatacaagcatgcaagtacagactcacacaggcacacacacaaacacaagcatgcaagtacagactcacacaggcacacacacaaacacaagcatgcaagtacagactcacacaggcacacacacatacaagcatgcaagtacagactcacacaggcacacacacatacaagcatgcaagtacagactcacacaggcacacacacatacaagcatgcaagtacagactcacacaggcacacacacatacaagcatgcaagtacagactcacacaggcacacacacatacaagcatgcaagtacagactcacacaggcacacacacatacaagcatgcaagtacagactcacacgggcacacacacatacaagcatgcaagtacagactcacacaggcacacacacatacaagcatgcaagtacaaactcacacaggcacacaccatacaagcatgcaagtacagactcacacaggcacacacacatacaaacatgcaagtacagactcacacaggcacacacacatacaagcatgcaagtacagactcacacaggcacacacacacacacatacaagcatgcaagtacagactcacacaggcacacacacatacaagcatgcaagtacagactcacacaggcacacacacatacaaacatgcaagtacagactcacacaggcacacacacatacaagcatgcaagtacagactcacacaggcacacacacatacaagcatgcaagtacagactcacacaggcacacacacatacaaacatgcaagtacagactcacacaggcacacatacatacaagcatgcaagtacagactcacacaggcacacacacaaacacaagcatgcaagtacagactcacacaggccacacacaaacacaagcatgcaagtacagactcacacaggcacacacacatacaagcatgcaagtacagactcacacaggcacacacacatacaagcatgcaagtacagactcacacaggcacacacacatacaagcatgcaagtacagactcacacaggcacacacacatacaagcatgcaagtacagactcacacaggcacacacacatacaagcatgcaagtacagactcacacaggcacacacacatacaagcatgcaagtacagactcacacaggcacacacacatacaagcatgcaagtacagactcacacaggcacacaccatacaagcatgcaagtacagactcacacaggtacccacacatacaaacatgcaagtacagactcacacaggcacccacacatacaaacatgcaagtacagactcacacaggcacacacacatacaagcatgcaagtacagactcacacaggcacacacacatacaaacatgcaagtacagactcacacaggcacacatacatacaagcatgcaagtacagactcacacaggcacacacacaaacacaagcatgcaagtacagactcacacaggcacacacacaaacacaagcatgcaagtacagactcacacaggcacacacacatacaagcatgcaagtacagactcacacaggcacacacacaaacacaagcatgcaagtacagactcacacaggcacacacacatacaagcatgcaagtacagactcacacaggcacacacacatacaagcatgcaagtacagactcacacaggcacacacacaaacacaagcatgcaagtacagactcacacaggcacacacacaaacacaagcatgcaagtacagactcacacaggcacacacacaaacacaagcatgcaagtacagactcacacaggcacacacacatacaagcatgcaagtacagactcacacaggcacacacacaaacacaagcatgcaaatacagactcacacaggcacacacacaaacacaagcatgcaagtacagactcacacaggcacacacacatacaagcatgcaagtaca encodes:
- the LOC127928107 gene encoding histidine-rich glycoprotein-like, whose protein sequence is MQVQTHTGTHTYKHASTDSHRHTHIQACKYRLTQAHTHTSMQVQTHTGTHTYKHASTDSHRHTHIQACKYRLTQAHTIQACKYRLTQVPTHTNMQVQTHTGTHTYKHASTDSHRHTHIQACKYRLTQAHTHTNMQVQTHTGTHTYKHASTDSHRHTHKHKHASTDSHRHTHKHKHASTDSHRHTHIQACKYRLTQAHTQTQACKYRLTQAHTHTSMQVQTHTGTHTYKHASTDSHRHTHKHKHASTDSHRHTHKHKHASTDSHRHTHKHKHASTDSHRHTHIQACKYRLTQAHTQTQACKYRLTQAHTQTQACKYRLTQAHTHTSMQVQTHTGTHTYKHASTDSHRHTHKHKHASTDSHRHTHIQACKYRLTQAHTQTQACKYRLTRAHTQTQACKYRLTQAHTHTSMQVQTHTGTHTYKHASTDSHRHTHKHKHASTDSHRHTHIQACKYRLTQAHTQIKRYSHAKCLAIWTPFICAITGPKELITDRTFPLTEEVSEIQVILLLLSTGIDLQQCSYILVLES